A genome region from Hymenobacter tibetensis includes the following:
- the mraY gene encoding phospho-N-acetylmuramoyl-pentapeptide-transferase has translation MLYYLFNYLYKVHHIPGTGVFQYITFRAAMAVVTSLIIAQFFGKPLIRVLQRAQIGETVRDLGLQGQLEKKGTPTMGGLIILLAILVPVLLFAKLDNIYIVLMLLSTVWLGLIGFVDDYIKVVKKDKEGLAGRFKILGQVGLGLTVGWVLFFSNEVTVRQYLLPDGQLSAVDASKVYQDVKLMITTVPFLKNNELNYGDLFATAGDFFNEYYAFFYIPIVILIITAVSNGANLTDGLDGLAAGTSAIIGTTLAVFCFVSGNAFLADYLDIMFIPNSGELVIFCTAFVGACVGFLWYNSYPAQVFMGDTGSLAIGGIIAVLALIVRKELLIPVLCGVFLVESLSVMLQVSYFKYTRKKYGEGKRLLRMSPLHHHYQKLGYHESKIVSRFWIVGIMLAVLTLVTLKLR, from the coding sequence ATGCTGTATTACCTCTTCAACTACCTCTACAAAGTGCATCATATACCCGGAACGGGGGTGTTTCAGTACATCACGTTTCGGGCAGCTATGGCGGTAGTTACTTCTCTCATTATTGCGCAATTCTTCGGCAAGCCGTTGATTCGGGTGCTGCAGCGGGCGCAAATTGGTGAGACAGTGCGCGACTTGGGGTTGCAGGGTCAGTTGGAGAAGAAAGGCACGCCCACCATGGGCGGGCTGATTATTCTGCTGGCTATTCTGGTGCCGGTGCTGCTGTTTGCTAAGCTCGACAACATCTACATTGTGCTGATGCTGCTCAGCACCGTGTGGCTCGGGTTGATTGGCTTTGTCGACGACTATATCAAGGTAGTAAAGAAGGACAAGGAAGGGCTAGCGGGCCGGTTCAAGATTTTAGGTCAGGTAGGACTTGGCTTGACGGTAGGGTGGGTGCTATTCTTCTCCAACGAGGTAACCGTGCGCCAGTACCTGCTGCCCGATGGCCAACTCTCGGCGGTAGATGCCAGCAAGGTGTACCAGGACGTGAAGCTGATGATTACTACAGTGCCCTTCCTTAAGAACAACGAGCTGAACTACGGCGACCTGTTCGCCACGGCCGGCGACTTCTTCAACGAGTATTACGCTTTCTTCTACATCCCCATCGTCATCCTCATCATCACGGCGGTTAGCAACGGTGCCAACCTCACGGACGGCCTCGACGGATTAGCAGCAGGTACTTCGGCCATCATCGGGACCACGCTGGCGGTGTTCTGCTTCGTGAGTGGTAACGCCTTCCTGGCTGATTATCTCGACATCATGTTCATTCCGAACTCCGGCGAGCTGGTTATTTTCTGTACTGCTTTCGTGGGAGCATGCGTGGGGTTCTTGTGGTACAACTCGTATCCGGCGCAGGTGTTCATGGGTGATACCGGCTCGTTGGCCATTGGGGGCATCATTGCGGTGCTGGCCCTGATTGTGCGCAAAGAGTTGCTGATTCCGGTGCTGTGTGGGGTGTTTTTGGTGGAAAGCTTGTCGGTGATGTTGCAGGTGAGCTACTTCAAATACACGCGCAAGAAGTACGGTGAAGGCAAGCGGCTGCTGCGCATGTCGCCGCTACACCACCACTACCAGAAACTCGGTTACCACGAATCCAAAATCGTGTCGCGCTTCTGGATTGTAGGCATCATGCTGGCTGTCCTAACCTTGGTTACTCTGAAACTGCGCTAA
- the murG gene encoding undecaprenyldiphospho-muramoylpentapeptide beta-N-acetylglucosaminyltransferase translates to MPDKKPHPTSHALRVIISGGGTGGHIFPAVAIANEVRRRQPDAEILFVGANGRMEMTRVPEAGYEIVGLDIAGLQRRLTPQNLLFPIKVMRAVRKAGKLIEKFRPDVVVGVGGYASAPVLLAATSRGIPSLIQEQNSYAGLVNKLLSRRVNKICVAYDGMEKFFPEEKLVLTGNPVRTEIASGNRAEALQFFGLAPDRPVLLVIGGSLGARTLNHATAAALPRLQAAGVQLLWQTGKLYYPEAAQQAAPFATDNLKALEFVQRMDLAYAAANVVVSRAGALSVSELCLTGKPSILVPSPNVAEDHQTKNAMALVRKNAALLVADNEAPAKLYDTALALLQDSTQQQQLTTQVLQLARPAATTTIVNELLKLVSNSSKS, encoded by the coding sequence ATGCCCGATAAGAAGCCCCACCCTACCTCACATGCACTACGCGTCATCATCAGTGGTGGCGGCACGGGCGGGCATATCTTCCCGGCGGTAGCTATTGCCAACGAAGTGCGCCGCCGCCAACCGGACGCTGAAATCTTGTTTGTGGGTGCCAATGGCCGGATGGAAATGACGCGGGTACCCGAAGCCGGCTACGAAATCGTGGGGCTCGACATTGCGGGCCTACAGCGCCGACTAACGCCGCAGAACCTGCTTTTCCCCATCAAGGTGATGCGGGCGGTACGCAAGGCGGGCAAGCTCATCGAAAAATTCCGGCCCGATGTGGTGGTAGGGGTGGGGGGCTACGCGTCGGCACCGGTGTTGCTAGCGGCTACCTCGCGCGGTATTCCTAGCCTTATTCAAGAGCAGAATTCTTACGCGGGGCTCGTGAACAAGCTGCTGAGCCGCCGGGTCAACAAAATTTGCGTGGCCTATGATGGGATGGAGAAGTTTTTTCCGGAGGAGAAGCTCGTACTGACCGGGAATCCTGTTCGTACCGAAATAGCCAGCGGCAACCGCGCCGAAGCCTTGCAGTTCTTCGGCCTTGCGCCGGATCGGCCCGTGTTGCTCGTCATAGGCGGCAGCCTGGGTGCTCGCACCCTCAACCACGCCACGGCGGCTGCGCTGCCGCGCCTGCAAGCGGCTGGGGTGCAGCTGTTGTGGCAAACGGGTAAGCTCTACTATCCGGAAGCTGCGCAGCAAGCGGCCCCTTTCGCCACCGATAACCTGAAGGCACTGGAATTTGTGCAACGCATGGATCTAGCCTACGCCGCCGCCAACGTGGTGGTGAGCCGCGCCGGGGCATTGTCGGTGTCGGAGTTGTGTTTGACCGGTAAACCCAGCATCCTGGTGCCTTCGCCGAACGTGGCAGAAGACCACCAAACCAAAAACGCCATGGCCTTGGTTCGGAAAAATGCTGCTCTATTGGTAGCCGACAACGAAGCGCCTGCCAAGCTCTACGATACAGCGCTTGCCCTACTACAAGACTCCACGCAGCAACAGCAACTGACAACCCAGGTATTGCAGTTGGCTCGGCCAGCCGCTACCACCACCATCGTCAATGAACTGCTGAAACTGGTGAGCAACAGTTCTAAGTCATAA
- the rsmH gene encoding 16S rRNA (cytosine(1402)-N(4))-methyltransferase RsmH — MSTSNNEYGNDAAYHRPVMLRECLEALHLQPDGRYVDVTFGGGGHSARILEHLTTGHLYSFDQDADAEQEAAKLACPQFTFIRANFRDLHTELKARGVLPVDGVLADLGVSSHQFDTPERGFSTRFDGPLDMRMNAEDGPTAADIINEYPEADLHRIFGMYGEVTNARTLAQTVASARRGQTISTIAELKKAIASCTPRGKENKYLAQVFQALRIEANDEMKALQEMLSATAQVLRPGGRLVVMSYHSLEDRLVKNFIAKGKFFGEAEKDLFGNTNQPFDVLTRKPVEASAEEVAANSRARSAKLRVAVRKD; from the coding sequence ATGAGCACAAGCAACAACGAGTACGGCAACGATGCCGCCTACCACCGCCCGGTGATGTTGCGCGAGTGCCTGGAAGCACTCCACCTGCAACCCGACGGCCGCTACGTGGACGTAACCTTCGGTGGCGGTGGCCACTCGGCCCGCATCCTGGAGCATCTCACCACGGGCCACCTCTACAGCTTCGACCAGGACGCCGATGCCGAGCAGGAAGCCGCGAAGCTGGCTTGCCCGCAGTTCACCTTCATCCGGGCCAACTTCCGAGACTTGCACACCGAGCTAAAAGCGCGGGGCGTGTTGCCGGTAGATGGGGTGCTGGCTGATTTGGGGGTGTCGTCGCACCAGTTCGATACGCCGGAGCGCGGCTTCAGCACCCGCTTCGATGGGCCATTGGATATGCGCATGAATGCCGAAGACGGCCCCACTGCCGCCGACATCATCAACGAGTATCCGGAAGCAGACTTGCACCGCATTTTCGGGATGTACGGGGAAGTTACCAATGCCCGTACGCTAGCTCAAACGGTGGCCTCAGCCCGGCGCGGGCAAACCATCAGCACCATCGCCGAGCTGAAAAAAGCTATTGCCAGCTGCACCCCGCGCGGCAAAGAAAACAAGTATCTGGCGCAGGTGTTCCAAGCCTTGCGCATCGAGGCCAACGACGAAATGAAGGCCTTACAAGAAATGTTGTCAGCGACGGCGCAGGTGCTGCGGCCCGGTGGCCGATTGGTGGTGATGAGCTACCATTCCTTGGAAGATCGGCTGGTCAAGAATTTCATAGCCAAAGGCAAATTCTTTGGCGAAGCGGAAAAAGACCTGTTCGGCAATACCAACCAGCCTTTCGACGTACTAACCCGCAAACCAGTGGAAGCTTCTGCCGAGGAAGTAGCTGCCAACAGCCGTGCCCGTTCGGCGAAGCTGCGGGTGGCCGTCCGCAAAGACTAA
- the murD gene encoding UDP-N-acetylmuramoyl-L-alanine--D-glutamate ligase, whose translation MHIVVLGAAESGVGAALLAQAKGHSVFVSDKSPIQPIYKEKLAQAGIPFEENQHTLEEILRADEVVKSPGIPEKAPVIQALREKGTPIISEIELAGRHTTAKCICITGTNGKTTTTLLTYHLLKEAGYSVGLAGNVGFSLAEQVIADQFEYYVVELSSFQLDDTYHFRPWISVLLNITPDHLDRYNYSMASYAEAKLRIMRNQDSNGHFIYNADDENIQRYFQAALRSVQQLPFSLHHHPDYQLGAYYLDEENICVDLQPGYFSETEKINTASSPLIGQHNRQNMMAAVLCARLAGIEKPQIEAGLATFHNADHRLQLVGESNGVRFINDSKATNVEAAWYALDGIKGPIVWIAGGTDKGNDYATLVPLAEAKVKALICLGVDNEKLRTVFNSVVPQLEETQSVETAVRRAAELAPPGGVVLLSPACASFDLFKNYEDRGRQFAAAVKKVTEESSR comes from the coding sequence ATGCACATTGTAGTATTAGGAGCGGCCGAAAGTGGAGTAGGGGCTGCGCTGTTAGCGCAGGCCAAAGGCCACTCCGTGTTCGTGTCCGACAAGAGCCCCATTCAGCCTATATATAAGGAGAAGCTGGCCCAAGCCGGTATTCCTTTCGAGGAAAACCAGCACACGCTAGAAGAAATACTCAGGGCCGATGAGGTAGTGAAGAGTCCTGGTATTCCCGAAAAGGCGCCTGTCATTCAGGCTTTGCGTGAGAAAGGAACACCCATTATTTCGGAAATCGAGTTGGCGGGACGCCATACCACGGCCAAATGCATTTGCATCACCGGTACCAATGGTAAGACTACTACCACGCTGCTCACTTATCATTTGCTGAAAGAAGCCGGGTATAGCGTTGGGCTAGCCGGCAATGTGGGGTTCAGCCTTGCCGAGCAGGTGATAGCAGACCAGTTTGAATACTACGTGGTGGAGCTGAGCAGCTTCCAACTCGACGATACCTACCATTTCCGGCCCTGGATTTCGGTGCTGCTCAACATCACCCCCGACCACCTCGACCGGTACAACTACTCCATGGCCAGCTACGCCGAAGCCAAGTTGCGCATCATGCGCAACCAGGACAGCAACGGCCACTTCATCTACAACGCCGACGACGAGAATATCCAGCGGTACTTCCAAGCCGCCTTGCGCTCGGTCCAGCAGTTGCCCTTCAGCCTGCACCACCACCCCGACTACCAGTTGGGTGCATACTACTTGGATGAGGAAAACATTTGCGTGGATTTGCAGCCCGGCTATTTCAGTGAAACCGAAAAAATAAACACCGCCAGTTCGCCGCTCATCGGGCAGCACAACCGCCAGAACATGATGGCTGCCGTATTGTGTGCTCGGCTGGCCGGCATAGAGAAGCCACAGATTGAGGCCGGCCTGGCCACGTTCCACAACGCCGACCACCGCCTGCAACTTGTAGGCGAAAGCAACGGCGTGCGTTTCATCAACGACAGCAAAGCCACCAACGTGGAAGCTGCCTGGTATGCTCTCGACGGTATCAAGGGCCCTATTGTGTGGATTGCAGGCGGTACCGATAAGGGCAACGACTATGCTACGCTCGTGCCGCTAGCGGAGGCCAAGGTGAAAGCCCTGATTTGCCTCGGCGTCGACAACGAAAAGCTGCGCACTGTTTTCAATTCCGTGGTGCCGCAGTTGGAAGAAACGCAAAGCGTGGAAACCGCCGTGCGCCGTGCCGCCGAACTGGCACCGCCTGGCGGCGTGGTGCTGCTGTCGCCAGCCTGTGCCTCGTTCGATTTATTTAAGAACTATGAAGACCGGGGCCGTCAGTTTGCGGCCGCGGTGAAGAAAGTAACCGAGGAGTCGAGCAGGTAA
- a CDS encoding FtsW/RodA/SpoVE family cell cycle protein translates to MDIIKNWLRQNLKGDPVLWGIVILFSLISIAVVYSATGTLAYKQRAGNTEYFLLKHTGLIFVGLAFMWLAHRIDYRYYSRLSLYALLLSVPLLMFTYFMGSNINEASRWLTIPVINQTFQPSDLAKLALIAHLASMLSRRQQQVQDFKTTLLPVMLWVGLICGIIILSNASTALLLFATCLLLMFIGRVPLKQMAVMVAIGLVVGGIGLSSGQRYKTVLSRVENFTDKSKPVPFQLEHSYIAIATGGVTGKGPGNSTERNILPHPYSDFIFAIIIEEYGMVGGAFVVFLYIAFLYRGLLTVVNSYGAFGGLLSAGLTFSLVLQAMVNMGVAVGLGPITGLPLPLLSMGGTSLIFTGISIGIILAVSRGEREIRPVAGEPADTARIPKVSSYA, encoded by the coding sequence ATGGACATCATCAAAAACTGGCTGCGGCAGAACTTGAAAGGTGACCCGGTGCTGTGGGGCATTGTGATTCTGTTTTCCCTGATCAGTATTGCCGTAGTGTATTCGGCCACCGGCACGCTGGCGTACAAGCAGCGGGCAGGCAACACTGAATACTTCCTGCTCAAGCACACCGGCCTGATCTTCGTGGGGCTAGCCTTCATGTGGCTGGCGCACCGCATCGACTACCGCTACTACTCGCGGCTGTCGTTGTACGCGCTGCTGCTGTCAGTGCCGCTGCTCATGTTCACCTATTTCATGGGTTCGAACATCAACGAAGCCTCTCGCTGGCTGACCATCCCAGTTATCAACCAAACCTTTCAGCCCTCTGACTTAGCCAAGTTGGCATTGATTGCGCACTTGGCGTCCATGCTGAGCCGCCGCCAACAACAGGTGCAAGACTTCAAAACCACGCTGCTCCCCGTCATGCTATGGGTGGGGTTGATTTGCGGTATCATCATTCTAAGTAACGCCTCTACGGCCTTGTTGCTGTTTGCCACTTGCCTGTTGCTGATGTTTATCGGGCGGGTGCCGCTCAAGCAAATGGCCGTGATGGTAGCTATTGGGCTGGTCGTGGGAGGCATTGGTCTTTCCTCGGGTCAGCGCTATAAAACGGTGCTAAGCCGGGTCGAGAACTTCACTGACAAAAGCAAGCCAGTACCATTCCAGCTGGAGCACAGCTACATTGCCATTGCTACGGGCGGTGTAACCGGCAAGGGCCCTGGCAACAGCACGGAGCGCAATATCCTGCCGCACCCGTACTCCGACTTCATTTTTGCCATCATCATCGAAGAGTATGGAATGGTCGGTGGGGCCTTTGTGGTCTTCCTCTACATTGCCTTCCTCTATCGTGGGCTGCTGACGGTAGTGAACAGTTACGGCGCTTTCGGAGGGCTGCTTTCAGCAGGCCTCACCTTTAGTTTGGTGCTGCAAGCTATGGTGAACATGGGCGTAGCGGTGGGCTTAGGCCCGATTACGGGGTTGCCGTTGCCGCTGCTAAGTATGGGTGGTACTTCACTCATCTTTACGGGTATTAGCATCGGCATTATCCTGGCGGTAAGCCGGGGCGAGCGGGAAATCCGCCCAGTAGCCGGCGAACCCGCCGATACGGCCCGCATTCCGAAAGTCTCTTCCTACGCGTAA
- a CDS encoding penicillin-binding protein: MKGSVKKSIVTRVRLAFLGVCLFCAAIIWKVGNIQFKEGEKWRALEQERRVVYQPVFATRGSIIADDGKSIMATSLPFFRVAWDPSVVDKQLFYSKADSLGLLLSRFFSDKSPQEYSRKLKNAYSSHVRYLRLNSRQINFQEKKEIATWPIFRAGKNKGGVIFEKVDKRFRPFGGLAQRTVGFINEDKNGAGLEFTFNRHLAGKDGEALFERLPGGNKPIYDGTEIKPIDGYDVKTTLDINLQDVAENALYKSLVDNNAQYGCVILMEVQTGAIKAVANLGKVAEGIYREDYNYAIADQGRTEPGSTFKLASLMAVLEDNPDMTLEDMVDTGNGRMYIGGAVKTDSHGYGKISVKQVFEKSSNIGVAVLVDRQFSKNPSKYTDYLKRFGLHKPLGFQMAGEARPYVKDPLDRSWSRTSLTTMSIGYELKLAPLQTLAFYNAVANGGVKVQPMIVKEIKQVDKVLERYETVVLNPKICSDETLAKVKAMMEGVVTEGTARGIRSEDYSIAGKTGTAWKFKNGAYTRTYSTSFCGYFPADKPKYSCIVVVDSPKKGRIYGADVAAPVFKEVADKAMARDAASQRPVLARTPTNRAKTPVVQAGMQDELRLVFEKIGVKNETVTPEEDWVRVPAASDSGIDALELQPLAVRPGRVPDVRGLTLRDALFLLENRGIRVQTMGTGRVKAQSVDAGAAVRRGMVVALALEPIGQRSSSAPVPLAAPAPSQLAENKLLTPVDTDLAAKTRELAAKAKARLAAKNGNTPAVEAKKAEKKPEQTVTPAKPKQPERKQPKRPTQITQQSAPGKPKKA, from the coding sequence ATGAAAGGAAGCGTTAAAAAATCCATCGTCACCCGGGTACGGCTGGCGTTCTTGGGCGTGTGCTTGTTCTGTGCGGCTATCATCTGGAAGGTCGGCAACATCCAGTTCAAGGAAGGAGAGAAGTGGCGTGCCTTGGAACAGGAGCGGCGCGTGGTATACCAGCCCGTATTTGCCACGCGGGGTTCTATCATTGCCGATGATGGTAAAAGCATCATGGCGACTTCGCTGCCCTTCTTCCGGGTGGCTTGGGACCCTAGCGTAGTTGATAAACAACTTTTCTACAGCAAAGCTGATTCGCTTGGACTACTACTATCACGCTTTTTCAGTGATAAGAGTCCACAAGAATACAGTCGGAAGCTGAAAAACGCTTACAGCTCGCATGTGCGCTATCTGCGGCTGAACTCGCGGCAAATTAACTTTCAGGAAAAGAAAGAAATTGCCACGTGGCCCATCTTCCGAGCAGGCAAAAACAAAGGCGGCGTCATTTTCGAGAAGGTGGACAAGCGCTTCCGTCCCTTCGGTGGGCTAGCTCAGCGTACGGTCGGCTTCATCAACGAAGACAAAAACGGAGCAGGGCTGGAGTTCACGTTCAACCGCCACTTGGCTGGCAAAGACGGGGAAGCCCTGTTTGAGCGCCTGCCCGGCGGTAATAAGCCTATCTACGACGGCACTGAAATTAAGCCCATCGACGGCTACGACGTGAAGACCACGCTGGATATCAACCTCCAGGACGTGGCCGAAAACGCGCTGTACAAGTCGTTGGTGGATAACAATGCGCAGTATGGCTGCGTGATTTTGATGGAGGTGCAGACCGGCGCCATCAAAGCGGTGGCAAACCTGGGCAAAGTGGCCGAGGGCATCTACCGCGAAGACTACAACTACGCCATTGCCGACCAGGGCCGCACCGAGCCAGGCTCTACGTTCAAGCTAGCTTCCTTGATGGCGGTGCTGGAAGACAACCCCGACATGACGCTGGAAGACATGGTGGACACCGGCAACGGGCGCATGTACATCGGGGGGGCCGTGAAAACCGACTCACACGGCTACGGCAAGATTTCGGTGAAGCAGGTGTTCGAGAAGTCCAGCAACATTGGGGTGGCAGTACTCGTGGACCGGCAGTTCAGCAAAAATCCCAGCAAATACACCGATTATCTGAAGCGCTTTGGGCTGCACAAGCCTCTGGGCTTCCAGATGGCCGGCGAGGCGCGGCCCTACGTGAAAGACCCACTGGACCGTTCCTGGAGCCGGACGTCCCTCACCACCATGAGCATCGGCTACGAGCTGAAATTAGCGCCCCTACAGACCTTGGCGTTCTATAACGCCGTGGCTAACGGCGGCGTGAAGGTGCAGCCGATGATTGTTAAGGAAATCAAGCAGGTAGACAAAGTGCTGGAGCGCTACGAGACGGTGGTGCTCAATCCTAAAATCTGCTCCGACGAAACGCTGGCCAAAGTGAAAGCCATGATGGAAGGCGTAGTGACGGAAGGAACCGCCCGCGGCATCCGCTCCGAAGACTACTCCATTGCTGGCAAAACCGGTACGGCCTGGAAATTCAAAAACGGCGCCTATACCCGCACCTACTCCACCAGCTTCTGTGGCTATTTCCCCGCCGATAAGCCGAAGTACTCGTGCATCGTGGTAGTGGATTCGCCGAAGAAGGGCCGGATCTATGGGGCCGACGTGGCCGCTCCAGTATTCAAGGAAGTGGCCGACAAAGCCATGGCGCGGGATGCCGCTAGCCAGCGCCCAGTGCTGGCGCGCACGCCTACCAACCGGGCCAAAACGCCGGTGGTGCAGGCTGGTATGCAAGACGAATTGCGGCTGGTATTCGAGAAGATCGGTGTCAAGAACGAAACTGTAACGCCTGAGGAAGACTGGGTGCGGGTGCCCGCTGCGTCCGATAGTGGCATTGATGCGCTGGAGCTGCAGCCCCTGGCTGTTCGCCCCGGCCGGGTGCCCGATGTCCGGGGCCTGACCCTGCGCGACGCCCTGTTCTTGCTGGAAAACCGAGGTATACGGGTGCAAACCATGGGAACGGGCCGCGTGAAAGCGCAATCGGTGGACGCCGGAGCCGCCGTGCGGCGCGGCATGGTGGTGGCATTGGCACTGGAACCCATTGGGCAGCGCTCCTCGTCTGCGCCAGTGCCGTTGGCGGCTCCCGCTCCCAGCCAGCTAGCTGAAAACAAGCTCCTGACGCCTGTAGACACTGATTTGGCGGCCAAAACCCGCGAGTTGGCGGCCAAGGCAAAAGCCCGGTTGGCCGCCAAAAACGGCAACACCCCGGCGGTAGAAGCTAAAAAAGCAGAGAAGAAGCCCGAGCAGACCGTAACTCCTGCCAAACCCAAGCAGCCTGAGCGCAAGCAACCCAAAAGACCTACGCAAATAACGCAGCAGTCTGCCCCTGGCAAGCCCAAAAAAGCTTAA
- a CDS encoding FtsL-like putative cell division protein gives MATNTIKPVAKQPRTNAPRAVVPEFVVAPEPVVAAPAPAPAPAPAPKPEPEQKAPRPTRPVGPRSSWSVFTLLERVTRMDGLFREGLPVRYLPHVLFVMFLILVYIGNTHYATRMNRAIQKLKLETEDLRADYTTLKSDYMEASKQSEVARKVAAYGLVESSSPPFRIEVPSGRLDEAALDLVPILTADSLAARALRDSLRRAGPVAPLDSVNLEVGAPPVPIGTDATGQPALEQPAASKPANSTRRNERKR, from the coding sequence GTGGCAACTAATACAATAAAACCCGTCGCTAAGCAACCCCGCACCAACGCGCCTCGTGCCGTGGTGCCGGAGTTTGTGGTTGCGCCTGAGCCTGTGGTAGCAGCACCGGCTCCCGCACCAGCACCAGCACCAGCACCCAAACCGGAGCCCGAGCAGAAAGCACCCCGGCCAACGCGCCCAGTGGGGCCGCGAAGTTCTTGGAGCGTATTCACGCTGTTGGAGCGCGTTACGCGGATGGATGGCTTGTTCCGGGAAGGGCTGCCCGTGCGCTACCTGCCGCACGTGCTGTTCGTGATGTTTCTGATTCTGGTGTACATCGGCAACACGCACTACGCCACCCGAATGAATCGTGCCATCCAGAAGCTGAAGCTGGAAACCGAAGATTTGCGCGCCGACTACACCACCCTGAAATCCGACTACATGGAGGCCAGCAAGCAAAGTGAGGTAGCCCGCAAGGTGGCCGCCTACGGCTTGGTGGAAAGCTCCTCGCCCCCGTTCCGAATCGAAGTGCCTTCTGGCCGTCTCGATGAAGCGGCGCTGGACTTGGTGCCGATACTCACTGCCGACTCGCTGGCGGCCCGCGCCCTGCGCGACTCGCTACGTCGGGCCGGGCCGGTGGCCCCCCTCGACTCGGTGAACCTAGAGGTGGGGGCGCCGCCCGTACCCATCGGAACTGATGCTACCGGCCAGCCTGCGCTAGAGCAGCCCGCGGCTTCCAAACCTGCTAACAGCACTCGTCGCAATGAAAGGAAGCGTTAA
- a CDS encoding UDP-N-acetylmuramoyl-L-alanyl-D-glutamate--2,6-diaminopimelate ligase, translating into MSTDKEITPPLFALLADVTVQNQHGPTDVPVQALTLDSRQAAPGVVFFALRGAATDGHHFISNAVAQGTSVVVCEDLPAVMEPGTAYVQVPDSAEAMAHMAAAFYGHPSRSLQLIGVTGTNGKTTCATLLHKLLRELGYHAGLLSTVQNQIDEQVIPATHTTPDAIRLNELLARMVAAGCTHACMEVSSHAVVQHRTTALRFVGGIFTNLTHDHLDYHGTFDNYLKAKKGFFDSLPKTAFALTNADDKRGIVMLQNTAARRETYSLRGAATFRGKLIENAVHGLHLEVDGREVQFRLIGVFNAYNLLAVYGAAVLLGEDSSEVLTVLSGLLSAPGRFEPIVSEKTHVTGIIDYAHTPDALENVLDTIADIRQPSQQVITVVGCGGNRDGAKRPIMANLACQGSDKVVLTADNPRFEDPLAILSEMQAGVKPQDLAKVATIPDRREAIRAAVLLAGPGDIVLVAGKGHETYQEVRGVRAEFDDKKVLQEMFELLGK; encoded by the coding sequence TTGTCGACCGATAAAGAAATAACGCCCCCACTCTTTGCCCTGCTGGCCGATGTAACCGTGCAAAATCAGCACGGCCCAACCGATGTGCCGGTGCAGGCCCTCACGCTCGATTCGCGGCAGGCTGCTCCTGGTGTTGTGTTCTTTGCCCTACGCGGCGCGGCCACCGATGGTCACCATTTCATTTCCAACGCAGTGGCCCAAGGCACGTCGGTGGTTGTCTGTGAAGACCTGCCCGCCGTTATGGAGCCCGGCACGGCCTACGTGCAAGTACCCGATTCGGCGGAGGCTATGGCGCACATGGCGGCGGCGTTTTATGGGCATCCGTCGCGCAGCTTGCAGCTGATTGGGGTTACGGGTACCAACGGCAAAACCACGTGCGCCACGCTGCTGCACAAGCTGCTGCGGGAGCTAGGCTACCATGCCGGTCTGCTAAGCACGGTGCAAAACCAAATCGACGAACAAGTAATTCCGGCTACCCACACCACGCCCGATGCTATTCGGCTAAACGAGCTGCTGGCCCGCATGGTGGCGGCAGGCTGCACCCATGCTTGCATGGAGGTTAGCTCGCACGCGGTGGTGCAGCACCGGACCACGGCCTTGCGCTTCGTTGGCGGCATCTTTACCAATCTCACCCACGACCACCTCGATTACCACGGTACCTTCGATAACTATCTGAAAGCTAAGAAGGGCTTTTTCGATAGTCTGCCGAAAACGGCTTTTGCGCTCACCAACGCCGACGACAAGCGCGGCATCGTGATGCTGCAAAACACCGCTGCCCGCCGCGAAACCTACTCGCTACGCGGCGCAGCCACCTTCCGGGGCAAGCTGATTGAAAATGCGGTGCACGGCTTGCACCTCGAAGTGGATGGACGAGAAGTGCAGTTTCGGTTGATTGGCGTGTTCAATGCCTACAACCTGCTAGCCGTGTACGGCGCGGCCGTGCTGCTGGGTGAAGACTCGTCGGAGGTGCTGACGGTGCTTTCGGGGCTGTTGTCGGCGCCGGGCCGTTTCGAGCCGATTGTATCCGAGAAAACCCACGTCACCGGTATCATCGACTATGCGCACACGCCGGACGCGTTGGAGAATGTGCTGGACACCATCGCCGATATTCGCCAGCCAAGCCAGCAAGTCATTACGGTGGTGGGCTGCGGTGGCAACCGCGATGGCGCCAAACGCCCCATCATGGCCAACCTCGCCTGCCAGGGTTCAGACAAGGTGGTGCTCACCGCCGACAATCCGCGCTTTGAAGATCCGCTGGCTATCCTCTCGGAAATGCAAGCCGGTGTAAAGCCGCAGGACCTAGCTAAAGTGGCTACCATCCCCGACCGGCGCGAAGCCATCCGGGCCGCTGTGCTCTTGGCCGGCCCCGGCGACATTGTGCTGGTAGCGGGTAAAGGCCACGAAACCTACCAAGAAGTGAGAGGCGTCCGCGCCGAATTCGATGATAAAAAAGTGCTACAGGAGATGTTTGAACTGCTTGGAAAATAA